One Thermoplasma volcanium GSS1 genomic window carries:
- a CDS encoding DUF2004 domain-containing protein: MERGLEIAFQPVNGDDAKLAKALAAITANYFSDTMKVNYRIFLVELDGQHFFRILFESKELTKFHMEMRKKFMEQFDSVSKWSYEDVISYYEELLKDGRCKDIEIKRVKEEYDLWEDPIWKYI; this comes from the coding sequence ATGGAACGAGGTTTAGAGATAGCCTTTCAGCCTGTCAATGGAGACGACGCAAAGCTTGCAAAGGCCTTGGCTGCGATCACAGCAAATTATTTCTCGGATACAATGAAGGTAAATTACCGCATATTTTTAGTTGAACTCGATGGCCAGCATTTCTTTCGCATACTATTCGAATCTAAAGAGCTCACAAAGTTTCATATGGAGATGAGGAAAAAATTCATGGAGCAATTCGATAGTGTATCGAAGTGGAGTTACGAAGATGTAATATCGTATTATGAGGAATTGCTTAAGGATGGCAGATGCAAAGACATTGAAATTAAGAGGGTAAAGGAAGAATACGATTTGTGGGAAGACCCAATATGGAAATATATTTAA
- a CDS encoding glycosyltransferase family 2 protein translates to MGDPFISVIIIAYNRKEFLLDAIKSALDQTLDREYYEIIVIKNFQDDTIDNFIKENNIKGIISENKSLGGKISEALYVSKGEIVSFLEDDDMFDRQKLETVYKIFRRNTNVVYYHNVAEYIDESGKKLGRTNRGLSFNSSSISIRKSVVMHEFLENSKVSVDNMMFYFALESSGKIINGKKVLTLYRYHTSSSHTFAPYRVRLEQTISSYSIDVIHFTELYNYFSKKGTRRAIFNHIMEVSIIANIASRLLGKNQPYRISFSQFLRWMSILYYWDSPIAYPLKYIRVFELFGPVPIVYKVQKYLMRDSIKEDNE, encoded by the coding sequence ATGGGAGATCCATTTATAAGCGTCATAATAATTGCATACAACAGAAAGGAATTTTTATTGGATGCCATAAAAAGTGCATTGGATCAAACATTAGACAGAGAATATTATGAGATTATAGTCATCAAAAATTTTCAGGATGATACGATAGATAATTTCATTAAAGAAAATAATATTAAAGGAATAATAAGTGAAAACAAATCACTGGGCGGAAAAATATCTGAAGCGCTTTATGTGTCAAAAGGTGAAATAGTATCATTTTTGGAAGATGACGATATGTTCGATCGACAGAAGCTGGAAACCGTCTACAAGATATTTAGGAGGAATACAAATGTAGTTTACTACCATAACGTTGCTGAGTACATAGATGAATCCGGAAAAAAATTAGGCCGAACAAATAGGGGTCTGAGCTTCAATTCATCATCCATAAGCATCAGAAAAAGCGTTGTGATGCACGAATTCCTTGAGAATTCAAAGGTATCGGTAGACAATATGATGTTTTATTTTGCGCTAGAATCATCGGGTAAAATAATCAATGGAAAAAAAGTACTAACCTTATATAGGTATCATACCAGCAGTTCACACACTTTTGCTCCTTATAGAGTTAGGCTTGAGCAGACTATATCATCATACTCTATTGACGTCATTCATTTTACAGAGCTTTATAATTATTTTTCGAAGAAAGGGACAAGGCGAGCTATATTCAATCACATAATGGAAGTTAGTATCATTGCTAATATTGCTAGTCGGCTCCTTGGAAAAAATCAGCCATATAGAATAAGCTTTTCGCAATTCCTCAGGTGGATGTCCATACTATATTATTGGGACTCACCCATTGCGTATCCATTAAAGTATATCCGGGTTTTCGAACTATTTGGCCCTGTTCCAATCGTTTACAAAGTCCAGAAGTACCTGATGAGAGATTCCATAAAAGAGGATAACGAATAG
- a CDS encoding site-specific integrase, with the protein MPDYIENLKVRKPSRDKKISLITRTGVDEIIRNCNNARDKAIISILYYSGCRVSEILSLKISDIVYEEYCVISHFHGKTGNRILGIIGYSTAYLRDYIKIKYDGD; encoded by the coding sequence TTGCCAGATTATATTGAAAATTTAAAGGTCAGGAAGCCAAGCCGTGATAAGAAGATAAGTCTGATTACCAGGACAGGTGTCGATGAAATAATTAGAAACTGCAACAATGCCAGGGATAAGGCAATTATATCCATTTTATATTATTCAGGGTGCAGGGTAAGTGAAATATTATCTTTAAAAATATCCGATATTGTTTATGAAGAATATTGTGTGATATCGCATTTTCATGGCAAAACAGGTAATAGAATCTTGGGAATAATAGGCTATTCTACAGCATATTTAAGGGATTATATAAAAATAAAATATGATGGGGATTAA
- a CDS encoding glycosyltransferase — MKIAIVVPYVHKIEGNRLAFSLARALSRLNSVTLFIHTITQRTKESVEDYIRPAELKYIKIIDQGHFGVRFSLNYQFLRKKAKELAKFITDNGEYDIVFVIANEGHWLPQYIKKNSRAKVLLLVMELHDHGVVSMERYPEKNSMLRNIVFSPFYGFLKFFERSRFEEFDGFFANSTWTKTLFEYLYGLYVQDVLYVIDTDLFKPGEPYTADKYIAVPTVSLSSDINGREMVKRLAKDGIPLVAYGPLNLEGVKNLGYLDENTMVKVLSGASATLFLYNYEALGLIPFESLACGTPVITYNKQGPSLELAGNENVTFISTYEELLDACRKALEREKDNEIKESCRTSVIRFSPENVGERLEKDLQKFL, encoded by the coding sequence GTGAAGATAGCAATAGTAGTACCTTATGTCCATAAGATCGAAGGCAATCGTTTGGCTTTTTCTCTTGCACGGGCCCTCTCCCGTCTAAATAGCGTAACATTGTTCATTCATACCATAACGCAGAGGACCAAGGAATCAGTTGAAGATTACATCAGGCCTGCTGAACTAAAATATATCAAGATCATAGATCAAGGCCATTTCGGTGTACGTTTCTCCTTAAATTACCAGTTTCTTAGGAAAAAAGCGAAAGAACTTGCAAAGTTTATAACGGACAATGGGGAATACGATATCGTGTTCGTTATTGCCAACGAGGGCCACTGGCTGCCACAGTACATAAAGAAAAATTCAAGGGCTAAGGTACTGCTGCTTGTTATGGAACTCCACGATCACGGTGTCGTCTCAATGGAACGATACCCTGAGAAGAACTCAATGTTAAGGAACATTGTCTTTTCCCCATTTTACGGCTTTCTCAAGTTCTTTGAACGATCGAGATTCGAGGAGTTCGACGGATTCTTTGCAAATTCAACGTGGACTAAAACATTGTTTGAGTATCTTTACGGCCTATACGTTCAGGACGTTTTGTACGTCATAGATACGGATCTGTTCAAACCAGGAGAACCGTATACAGCAGATAAATACATAGCAGTCCCAACGGTAAGTCTTTCATCGGATATTAACGGAAGAGAAATGGTGAAGAGGCTAGCCAAGGACGGCATACCTCTAGTGGCATACGGGCCCCTTAACCTCGAGGGTGTAAAAAACCTCGGCTATCTTGATGAAAATACAATGGTTAAGGTCCTCAGCGGCGCTTCAGCCACTCTATTCCTATACAATTACGAAGCTTTAGGCCTAATACCTTTTGAATCGCTTGCATGCGGAACACCTGTAATAACTTACAATAAGCAGGGCCCCAGCCTAGAACTAGCAGGCAATGAAAACGTTACATTCATCAGCACATATGAGGAGTTATTGGATGCATGCAGAAAAGCCTTAGAAAGAGAAAAAGACAACGAAATCAAGGAATCTTGCAGAACTTCCGTTATCAGATTTTCTCCTGAAAATGTAGGCGAAAGATTAGAAAAAGACCTCCAAAAGTTTCTATGA
- a CDS encoding glycosyltransferase has translation MHSEKGNMVISVIIIAYNGKKYILDAVKSALNQTLDKKYYEIIVIEKLQ, from the coding sequence ATGCATTCAGAAAAGGGTAATATGGTTATATCAGTAATAATAATAGCATATAACGGAAAAAAATATATATTAGATGCAGTAAAAAGCGCATTAAATCAGACGTTAGATAAAAAATATTATGAGATAATAGTTATAGAAAAATTACAATGA
- a CDS encoding transposase, which translates to MPERKVYKPEEKLKIVLQGLSGTISVSDLCRKYDIKSARFYSWKEKLMRSSADIFEDR; encoded by the coding sequence ATGCCAGAAAGAAAGGTATATAAACCGGAAGAGAAACTGAAAATTGTACTGCAAGGCCTGAGCGGAACCATCTCAGTTTCGGATCTGTGCAGAAAATATGATATCAAGTCTGCAAGGTTTTACTCGTGGAAGGAGAAACTAATGAGGAGTTCTGCTGATATATTCGAAGACAGGTAG
- a CDS encoding glycosyltransferase: MYAIECIRKLLQNNESIKITAFGDYKLDEIPADIRNEIIYYYRLSRKVLLGLYNKSIIFVLPSIVEGMPSPPLEAMACGCAVVVTDNGGVNEYIKDGLNGIVCPVRDSYCLYQKVILLINNKALREQMIQDGLETAKEFSYDNMNKNFIRLIEEVQRRKS; this comes from the coding sequence ATATATGCTATTGAATGCATTAGAAAATTATTGCAGAATAATGAAAGTATAAAAATCACGGCATTCGGAGATTATAAATTGGATGAAATACCGGCAGATATAAGGAACGAGATAATTTATTATTACAGGCTATCCAGAAAAGTTTTGCTTGGCCTGTATAACAAAAGTATTATTTTTGTCTTGCCTTCTATAGTCGAGGGAATGCCATCGCCACCTCTGGAAGCGATGGCATGTGGTTGTGCTGTAGTTGTAACTGACAACGGAGGAGTAAATGAATATATTAAAGATGGCTTAAATGGCATTGTGTGCCCTGTGAGAGATTCTTATTGTTTGTATCAAAAGGTTATATTGTTAATCAATAACAAAGCTTTAAGGGAGCAAATGATTCAAGACGGATTGGAAACAGCTAAAGAATTTAGCTATGATAACATGAATAAAAATTTTATTAGGTTAATTGAAGAAGTTCAAAGAAGAAAATCTTAA
- a CDS encoding glycosyltransferase family 4 protein has protein sequence MKIALFTNTNVSLGAGIEKTLLNYVKYNTDHQLVIVQSQFYKVQRLPNDVLDRIGIKNVVTIKDYEHCISFLRMHRITKPIYALILPLLIRITKVLNIKKLRSIGELDVVYLFKNEYWPLFKGKLIIGSNHAQFAFDNTYNRILALLVRSGLVYRGIDAFHLFPKSKGIGKLMGKRYFTGIIGVETSQFKPKARDNTVNVLFVGRLEYIKGIDLFIEVCKKFEGNTGVKFNVSGGGEYSQILNDNKLPNLTYHGVLSEGELADLYGKCDIFLYPTRWDAQPSVIAEALSAGEYIITSQRIRGTYDDLSEKGFLEYSSLSLDDLSNRLLKAIDRVAELRAISDAEHSYAVEKYDNSVVVRDLYKNIENLYISMQRNQH, from the coding sequence ATGAAAATTGCCCTCTTTACGAATACCAACGTTTCTCTTGGTGCAGGCATAGAGAAAACTCTTTTAAATTATGTTAAATACAATACTGATCATCAATTAGTAATAGTCCAATCTCAGTTTTATAAAGTCCAGCGCTTGCCTAACGACGTACTGGATCGTATCGGCATTAAGAATGTCGTAACTATTAAAGATTACGAGCACTGTATATCGTTTTTAAGGATGCATCGGATAACTAAGCCGATATACGCTCTGATTCTTCCCTTGCTGATAAGAATAACGAAAGTGCTTAACATTAAAAAGTTAAGATCGATAGGAGAGCTTGACGTAGTCTATCTCTTTAAAAACGAGTACTGGCCACTTTTCAAAGGGAAGTTGATAATAGGAAGCAATCACGCCCAGTTTGCATTTGATAATACCTATAACAGAATACTTGCATTGCTTGTGCGATCCGGCCTAGTATACAGAGGAATAGACGCATTCCATTTATTCCCTAAATCCAAAGGTATCGGAAAATTGATGGGAAAGCGCTATTTTACAGGGATAATTGGTGTAGAAACTTCCCAATTTAAACCAAAGGCTAGAGACAACACTGTTAACGTCCTTTTCGTAGGAAGACTAGAATATATAAAGGGCATCGACCTATTTATTGAAGTATGCAAGAAATTTGAAGGAAATACTGGTGTAAAATTCAATGTTTCTGGAGGTGGGGAATACTCCCAGATATTGAATGACAATAAATTGCCCAATCTTACTTACCATGGAGTATTAAGTGAAGGTGAACTAGCAGATCTCTACGGAAAGTGTGATATATTCTTATATCCCACAAGATGGGACGCTCAACCATCAGTTATAGCCGAGGCCTTATCTGCGGGCGAATATATAATTACCTCTCAGAGAATTAGAGGCACTTACGACGATCTCTCAGAAAAGGGCTTTTTAGAGTATAGCAGTTTATCTCTCGATGATCTATCCAATAGGCTTCTCAAGGCAATAGATAGAGTAGCTGAACTAAGGGCGATCTCGGATGCCGAGCACAGCTACGCTGTTGAAAAATACGATAACTCTGTAGTAGTAAGAGATCTTTACAAAAATATAGAAAATCTTTACATATCAATGCAGAGGAATCAACATTAG
- the pheA gene encoding prephenate dehydratase, with product MSTGYLGPKMSYSFLATSKMGYNDGVPFKTIFDLFDAVEKGGIDRAVVPVENSLEGQVGQTLDLLFSKDVSIIEEYYLRVVHCIAATDNADVKIVHSHPQALMQCSNYIEKHGYAVIEETSTTAGIEKLFNEQNKGHAVICSEEAASACKLTILDRDIGNEHDNFTRFFVITKKGLAKPQGDKISIAFTLLNKPGSLASIVDVLAKYGIDMTKIESRPIKFNPFSYIFYIDFIDNGFSKQAMDEISQKTVSLKILGKYRKAIGPVMKQ from the coding sequence ATGAGTACTGGATACCTTGGTCCTAAAATGTCATATTCTTTCTTAGCTACCTCGAAAATGGGATATAACGATGGGGTCCCATTTAAAACCATATTTGATCTATTTGATGCCGTAGAAAAAGGAGGAATAGATAGGGCCGTTGTACCGGTTGAGAATTCGCTGGAAGGCCAGGTCGGCCAAACACTCGATCTTCTATTCTCTAAAGATGTATCAATTATTGAAGAATATTACCTTAGAGTAGTGCATTGTATTGCAGCGACCGACAATGCGGATGTCAAAATTGTACATTCTCACCCCCAGGCTCTCATGCAGTGTTCAAATTATATAGAAAAACACGGATACGCTGTGATAGAAGAAACTAGTACAACTGCAGGAATAGAGAAGCTGTTTAATGAGCAAAACAAAGGCCACGCCGTAATATGCAGTGAAGAAGCGGCCTCAGCGTGTAAGTTAACTATATTGGATAGGGATATTGGAAATGAACATGATAATTTCACCAGGTTCTTTGTAATAACAAAGAAAGGGCTGGCAAAACCTCAAGGCGATAAAATATCCATTGCTTTTACCTTATTGAACAAACCAGGATCGCTCGCATCGATCGTAGACGTGCTGGCAAAATATGGCATTGACATGACTAAAATTGAATCTAGGCCGATAAAATTCAACCCTTTTTCGTACATATTCTATATAGATTTTATCGATAACGGTTTTTCCAAACAAGCTATGGACGAAATTTCTCAAAAAACAGTGTCACTAAAAATATTGGGAAAGTATAGAAAAGCTATCGGGCCGGTTATGAAGCAATGA
- a CDS encoding FkbM family methyltransferase produces the protein MGMKDMMRTIKRYKEAYRNYMGVMWNVWRGRDRIKVILQNGNSTYLNHDLAYAYSVLFTTRNDHIYNVNLEGNSIKFTYNGHNIMFEYPIGDAAGVFGFEIYAFLRVENETVIDIGANIGDSSIYFALNNAKKVIALEPYPYSYNIALKNIKNYDLQDKIILLNAGYGQDGTIKVDPDFKNPGTINLRSFTDGMDIKILSLKTLLSDYQIDKAVLKMDCEGCEYNLLKEDNDTLKKFERIEIEYHYGYEKLKDKLEEAGFTVTYTKPVKLFNKDATEHNMRMGYIYAKSGV, from the coding sequence ATGGGAATGAAAGATATGATGCGTACGATAAAAAGATACAAAGAGGCATATAGGAACTATATGGGCGTTATGTGGAACGTTTGGAGAGGAAGAGATAGAATTAAGGTTATATTGCAAAATGGAAATTCAACATATTTAAATCACGATTTGGCATACGCGTATTCTGTGCTATTTACCACTAGGAATGATCACATTTATAATGTGAATTTAGAAGGCAATAGTATAAAATTCACTTATAATGGTCATAACATAATGTTCGAATACCCCATCGGTGACGCTGCAGGTGTTTTTGGATTCGAAATTTACGCTTTCCTCAGAGTTGAAAATGAAACTGTCATTGATATAGGTGCCAATATTGGCGATTCATCCATATATTTTGCATTAAATAACGCAAAAAAAGTTATCGCTTTGGAACCATATCCGTACTCCTATAACATAGCATTAAAAAATATCAAAAACTACGATCTACAAGATAAAATAATATTATTAAATGCGGGTTACGGTCAAGATGGTACTATAAAGGTAGATCCTGATTTTAAAAACCCCGGTACTATTAATTTAAGATCATTCACCGATGGCATGGATATTAAAATATTGTCTTTAAAAACGTTGTTGAGTGATTACCAAATAGATAAGGCTGTTCTAAAGATGGATTGCGAGGGCTGTGAGTATAATTTACTCAAGGAGGATAACGATACGTTAAAGAAATTTGAAAGAATAGAAATCGAGTACCACTACGGTTATGAAAAATTAAAGGATAAACTTGAAGAAGCCGGATTCACTGTAACTTATACTAAACCTGTAAAACTATTTAATAAAGATGCAACAGAACATAACATGCGTATGGGTTATATCTATGCAAAATCAGGTGTATGA
- a CDS encoding glycosyltransferase family 2 protein produces MNNDISIAALIVTYNPDKRLIESLTKLEKLVDFVVIVDNNSNKSPVLDYISNNIFNDRYLIQLEDNLGIAYALNTGIKYILEKGHYDYILTLDQDTVPLIDDIKELIKRANSIYSNIGIIALISKMDPKIPEFTDVKFPMTSGNIVKSEIFKYIKYREEFFIDSVDFDFDYNVRMHGYRIIQYNYRAIDHNVGITKNGFPYESSERLYYIIRNSTVLFGENKITFRMYIFQAFYWITMGLIHWEILKTAKSSVKGFKDGVNKKLGKNNDI; encoded by the coding sequence TTGAATAATGATATTTCTATAGCTGCATTAATAGTGACATATAATCCAGATAAGAGACTGATAGAAAGTTTAACAAAATTGGAAAAACTTGTTGATTTTGTTGTTATTGTAGATAATAATTCCAATAAAAGTCCGGTTCTTGATTACATAAGTAATAATATCTTTAATGACCGATACCTAATTCAATTGGAAGATAATCTTGGTATAGCCTATGCATTAAATACCGGTATTAAATATATCTTGGAGAAAGGGCATTATGACTACATACTAACACTGGACCAGGATACAGTTCCTTTAATAGATGATATTAAAGAGTTAATAAAAAGAGCAAATTCTATTTACAGCAATATAGGGATTATTGCGCTAATATCGAAAATGGACCCTAAAATTCCAGAATTCACGGATGTTAAATTTCCAATGACAAGTGGAAACATTGTAAAATCAGAGATATTTAAGTATATTAAATACAGGGAAGAGTTCTTTATAGATTCCGTAGATTTCGACTTTGATTATAATGTAAGAATGCATGGATACCGTATTATACAATACAACTACAGGGCTATAGACCATAATGTAGGAATTACCAAAAATGGATTTCCATATGAATCAAGCGAAAGACTTTACTATATAATCAGGAATTCTACTGTGCTTTTCGGTGAGAATAAGATAACCTTTAGAATGTACATATTTCAAGCTTTTTACTGGATTACCATGGGTTTAATTCATTGGGAAATTTTAAAGACTGCTAAATCAAGTGTAAAAGGGTTTAAAGATGGTGTAAATAAAAAATTAGGTAAAAATAATGATATTTAA
- a CDS encoding integrase core domain-containing protein has translation MVPVIQTDYEQAKSEISGIVQHYNNERRHSALQYLTPIQYYRGDPKILLAVREAKIEKAKVLRREANMKERK, from the coding sequence TTGGTACCTGTCATACAGACTGATTACGAACAGGCGAAATCCGAAATCTCCGGTATCGTTCAGCACTACAATAACGAAAGAAGACATTCCGCACTGCAGTATCTCACACCGATACAGTATTACAGGGGCGATCCTAAAATACTCCTGGCAGTGAGGGAGGCAAAGATAGAGAAGGCAAAAGTATTGAGGAGGGAAGCAAATATGAAAGAAAGGAAATGA